Within the Streptomyces vilmorinianum genome, the region CTCCTCCTCCAGAAGCGCGATCCGGTCCTCCGTACTCAACTCGCAGGCGGGCACGGCCGCTTCCTGACGGCGCGGCGCCGGAGCCGTCGGCTCCCGGTGCAGCAGATCGCCCAACGGCTCCTGCCCCGCCTCCCCGTCCAGAATGAGCTGCTCCAGTTCGCGCAGCCGGTCCCCCGGCTCTATCCCGAGCTCGTCCGTGAACCGGCGATGCGTGTCCCGGTACAGCGCCAGCGCCTCGGCCGTACGACCCGACCGGTACAGCGCCAGCATCAACTGCGCGCACAGCGTCTCCCTGAACGGGTACTGCGCCACGCTCAGCGCCAGCTCACCCAGCACCTGACGGTGGTGCCCGAGCTGGAGTTCGAGTTCGAAACGGCACTCGATCGCGGCGTAACGGTCCTCGTGATACTTCAGCGCCACCGTCTCCAGGAGCGGGCTGTCCAGCCCCTCCCCGATCGGCCCCCGCCACAGCCGCAACGCCTCCTGGAACCGCAAAGCCGTCGATTCCCCCGGTGAATCCCCGTCCTCCGCCCTGATCCGGGCGACCAGATTCTCGAAATGGTGCAAGTCCACGGCATCCTGCGGAACCCGCAGCCGATAGCCCGCCGCCTGGGTCTCGATCCGGGCCGGCGCCCTGGCCGCCGTCAGCTGCCGGCGCAGCCCGGACACGCAGATACGCACCTGGCTCCGCGCCGAGGCCGGCGGATTCTCACCCCAGATCGCCTCGATCAGCCGCTCCACCCCGACCACCCGGTTGGCCTCGATCAACAGCATGGTCAGCAGGATGCGCTGTCTGTTGCCCCCGAGAGCGATCTCCCCGCGCTCGCCATGGACGGCCAGCGCGCCGAGTACGAAGAACGAAAGGTGCGTCACCATGATTTCCCCCATCACAGATCACTTCACGTCGAATGCGTTCACGCAACTCCCGCGCGATGCAGTGCCCCCCGCACCGAGCGCTCCCCACAGGCCCCGTGGCCCGCGGACTACCAGCCGGGCAGGAACTTGAAGCCCCAACTCCCGGCGATCAGCAGCCGGTCATGGACCGCCTGCCCCAGTCGTGCCATCTCCTCGAGGGCCCGGGCGCCGCCCACGCCTCCGGCGTCGAACGCCCGCAGCCCCGAACGGTCCACCAGCTCCACCACCGCGACCTTCGCCCCGTCGTCGTCCGACGCCACGAACACGTCCAGCGGCTGCCCGTCGATCTCACCGCGGAACAGAGCGTCGGCGTTCGTGGTCGTGAACGCCTTGACCCACCGCACCCCCGGCGCGATGTCCGCCAACTGCTCGAGACCGTTCGGAACCGTGCCCGAGCAGCCGGGCACACTCATGTCCACCACCACCTTCCGCTCCAGCAGCGCCGCGCGGCTCCTCGCGACCCGCACCACATCGGTCCAGTCGAGTGCGAGCACCACCACGTCCGGCTTCAGGGCGGCGGCCACCGTGGTCGCGATGACCCGCCCCGAAGCACCCTCGGACGCCTCGGCGGCGGCCTTGCGGGCCTTTCCACTGCTGCGATCGGCCAACAGCGCCACTGCTCCCGCGAGGGCCGACCGCCTGGCGACCGCCCGGCCCATGGCTCCCGCTCCGATGATTCCAATCCGCATGATCGCCAGCCTCGCGCGGATTCGCCCCACTTCCCATCCCGCAACCAAGGGGGACTCGAACAACCGGCCACCCCCCTCAACTGAGGGGTTGGACCTCCACCGCCCGGATGCCACGATGCTTGGATGACCAGTTCGACTGCCACCCGCACCGAGATCGGCCGCAACGAACTGCTCGCGCGCGCCGCGAAGGCGACCGACGCCCTGAGCATGTTCGCCGAGGCGTCCGCCCAGCTCCGCAGACTGCTGCCGTACGACGCCGCCGTCTGGCGCGTCACCGACCCCGTCACCGGCATGATGACCGCCCCCATCCGCGCCGAGAACCTCGACGAGGGCGGCTGCGCCGTCTACTGGGAGAGCGAACTGTTCACCGAGAACGTGAACCTCTTCCGCGACCTCACCCAGGCCCCCGTCCCCGTCGCCGGACTGCGCCAGGCCACCGGCGACCTCCCCGCCCGCAGCACGCTCTACCAGGACTTCATGCGCCCCCGCGGCCTCCAGGACGAACTGCGCGCCGTCCTGCGCGTCGGCGGCCGCCCCCAGGGCCACATCAGCCTCTTCCGCGCCAAGGGCCGCGAGGCGTTCGGCACGGCCGAGACCAACCTGATCTCCGGACTGATCACCCCGCTCGCCAGGAAGCTCCGCTCCTTCTCCGAACCGCCCTCCCAGCCCGTCCCCGACGCCTCCCACGGCCCCGGCCTGCTGCTCTTCGACGTCACCGGCGCCCTGCTCTCGGCCAACGACGACGCCCTCGCCCACCTGGAGGACCTCCCCCCGGGCCCCTCCGTCCCCTCCCCCATGGGCCTGCGGATCCCCGCCTGGGTCCAGTCGACCGCCATGCGCGCCCGCGCCATCGCCCAGGAACGCGACCGCGGCCAGGCCCGGGTCCGCATCCGCACCCGCACCGGCCGCTGGCTGGTGTGCCACGCCTCCTGCCTGCGCCAGGCCGACGGCACGCTCGGCGCCTCCGCCGTGGTGATCGAGCCGGCGAAGACCTCCGAGATCGTGCCCCTCATCGTCGACGCGTACGAACTGACCGACCGCGAGACCGAGGTCACCCAGTGCATCGCCCGCGGCCTGCCCACCGGCGAGATCGCCGAACAGCTGCACCTGTCCCCGCACACGGTCCGCGACCACATCAAGGCCGTCTTCGAGAAGGTCGGCGTCTCCAGCCGAGGCGAACTGGTCGGCAAGCTCTTCACCGAGTACTACGCACCCCTGACCGAGAAGGGCATCGTGCGCGTCACCACCGACTGAACGCCACGCCCGCCCACCGCGTCGCATAGCGCGACCAACCCCCACACAGCACAAACGCGTGGCGCGCCGAATGGCGTGATCCACACTTCCCCGCACCCGATGGTGCCAGGAAGTCGGGCGAACACTCACCCGTGCCGAGAGAAATGGCCGGTTACGGGCCAGTACGCGCCGAAACGCAACGGCCCCGGACCGAAGTCCGGGGCCGTGCGAGTCAGAGCGGATCGCAGCAGGTCAGCGCAGATCAGAGCAGGCTGTTGTACGTGCTGCCCGCGACGCCGCCCCAGCCGGTACCGAGCTTGGTACGGGAGGAGTACGGCGCCGCCGCGTTACCGGTGCCCTTGTACAGCCAGAACACCCCGGCACCGTCGCGCGCGACCAGGTCGGCACGGCCGTCGTCCGTGAGGTCACCCGGCGCCGTCAGGAGCGGGTAGATCCCCCAGCCGGTACCGACCTTCACACGCGCCGCGAACGGAGCCGCCGCGTTGCCCGTGCCCTTGTAAAGCCACAGCGCGCCGGACGTGTCACGGGCGAGGAGATCCGCCTTCTTGTCACCGGTGAAGTCACCCGTCCCGGTCAGCTGGTTGTAGATCTGCCAGCCGGCACCGATCCGCGTACGGGGCGCGAACGGCGCCGTGTTGCTGCCCGTGCCCTTGTACAGCCACAGCACACCGGCCGTGTCACGGGCGATCAGGTCCGCCTTGCCGTCGTTCGTCACATCGACGACGCCCGTCAGGGAGTTGTAGATCCCCCAGCCCGCACCGACCTTGGTACGCGGCGCCAGCGGCGCGTACTCCTCACCGGTCGTCCGGTAGTACCAGAGGACACCGGAACCGTCCCGGCCGACCACACCACTGCCCGTCGCCTGGACCGTGACCGGCGACAGCTTGGCGAGCGCGTTGTAGATCTGCCAGCCGCCGCCGACCGTCTCGACCCAGTCACGGAACGGCGCGGCCGCGTTGCCGGTGCCGTGGTGCCACTGCAGCAGGCCGTTCTTGTCCCGCGCGAGCATCGCGTGATGGGTCGGCACCGGACGCGAGCTCTGGATCGAGAAGGTGCTGCTCTTCTCCGGGTTGCCCGTGCCGAAGCTGTACACCTCGTACACGGCCTGGGCGTCGATCTTCCACGCGGCCGCCGAGGCGCCCGCCTTCAGCGTGTACGAGACGGTGACGTCGGCCGGCCCGCCCTCGCCCGGATCGACGTCGCAGTACACACCGCCGTACTCGATGTCGAGGCTGTGGTCGCACGTGGCGATGCCCGAATCGGTGGTGACCCCCGTGATGTCGACCTGGAGCTCACCCTCCTCCCAGTACCGCTGCCCCTCGGACGGCGCGAAGAAGACATCGAGCCGCCCCTTGTCCACCGCGTGCACGGTGACCGACTGGGTGACCTGGCCACCCGCCGGCAGCGCCGGGGTGTTCAGCGCCAGCGTGTTCTGCGCGACGTGCTCCAGCGACTTCACCGTCACCGTACGAGCGGCATGCCGACCGTCCTCGGCCACATTGGCGACCGTCTGCGCCTGCTTCACGGCCTGCGCCAGATCCGCACCACGTGGGGCGTAGACGACGCCGTAGTGCAGCGTGGTGCCGTGCGCGGCCGACGCGGCGGCCTCGACGTTGATCCCCGGGAAGGGGTTGTTCTCGTTGACGGGGCACGTGTACACCCCGACCACACCCGCCCGCGGCGCGCACGAGTCATAGACGTCCAGCGTCATCCCACCGGGCAGCCCCGCCTGCGTCCAGGCCGGATCGGTCAGCGGGGCCTTGCTCAGGGCATAGACGAGGGTTCCGTCAGCGGTCCCGTCGATGCTGGTCGGACTCAGCTCGGCCCAGCCCTCACCGGGCTGCAGCACCTGGTCCTCGATGGTGAACCCGTAGAACTCATCGGCGGCGACGGCCGGCCCGGCCGCCCCGGTGACGATCCCGGCCACCAGCAAGGCGGCCGTCCCCCCGAGAGCAACGATTCTTCGCACGAAATCAGTCCCCTGTGAACGAACGAAACAAGTAGGCACGCACACGGTCGTCCACCGCCACGGCCACGCCAGGCACAACACCCCCCGGGCGCGTCCGCAACGTACCCCACAAGATCACGCCACCGCGCCCGGATTCACCCACGACAGGTCCGGACGGTCAACTCCAGGGCAAACGAACAGCCCCGGGACAGCGCGACCGTCCCGGCCTCTGCCCACGCGCCGATCAACCCATGGGGACGCCGACTCATCCCGCCGCATCCCTCTCCGGAAACACCCCACTGACACGCACACCCCCGTAACGCACAAGTGTCCCGGACCTGAAGGGTCCGGGACACGAGATTGGTGGAGCCGCCTGTCGGAATCGAACCGACGACCTAAATATTACAAGTATTTCGCTCTGCCAACTGAGCTAAGGCGGCACTACCCGCGTCACTCACGGACGCGAGGCTCTCCCACTCTACACAGCACTGCGAACCGCCAGCCAAGAACTTCACGACCGCCGTAACCACCCGCCCAGACGTTCGTTGATCGGACTGAAGTGCAGTTCCGACTATCGGACAGCAAGGGGAGGGGCGATGGCGGAGCCGTCGGAGGAGGAGCCGGTACGTGTCGTCGGTGCCGAGGCCAAGCGCGTGAAGCGCGAGGCGCTGGGCATCGCCGATCGGCGCAAGCATCCGGCGCGCGCCGCGCTTCCGATGCAGCGCCGCGCGAAAGAGGCGGGCACGCAGCAGCGGGTCTACCGCTACCGCTTCTACCCCACGCCCGACCAGGCCGAGCAGCTGCTCCAGACCTTCGGTGCCTGCCGATGGGTCTACAACGAGGGGCTGGCTCTGCGGTCCGGTGCCTGGGAGCAGCACCGTGTCTCGGTCGGGTTCGCGGAGACATGCCGGGCTCTGACCGGGTGGAAGCGGGCCGAGGGGAGGGAGTGGTTACGGGAGGTGTCGTCGACGGTGTTGCAGCAGGCGTTGCGGCATCTGGACGGGGCGTTCTCTCGGTTCTTCAAGAAGTCGGCGAAGTACCCGAAGCGGAAGAGGAAGGGTCGGTCGCGGGATTCGGCGACGTACGTGCGGACCGGTTTTCGGTGGGTCGAGGATCCGGAGCGGCCGGGTACGGGTCTGGTGACGCTGGCGAAGCAGTCCGCGCCGCTGGATGTGCGGTGGTCGCGGCCTTTGCCGGCGGGTCAGGTGCCGGTGCGGTTGAACGTCACGCGGGATCGGGCGGGGCGGTTCTTCCTGTCGGTGTTGGTCGAGGAGCGGATCGAGCCTTTGCCGCCGGTGTTCCTTCCGGGCGGGTGCGAGCCGAAGGCGGTGGGACTGGATCTCGGTCTGGCGGCGCTGGTGACGTTGGACGACGGTTCGGTGCTTGAGCATCCACGTCTGTTGAAGAAGTACGGGGAGGAGTTGGCCCGCCGCCAACGGGCGATGCATCGGAAGAAGAAGGGGTCGAAGAACCGGGGGAAGGCCAGGGAGCGCATCGCGCGTCTGTACGCACTCATCGGCGATGTCCGCAGGGATCTGTTGGATCAGCTCACCACCCGCCTCGTGCGCGAGAACCAAGTGCTCGTGGTGGAGGACCTGCCCATCGCCAATCTGATGCGTCCGGCCGTCGGGAAAGGGCGCCGCCGGAAGGCGAAACTGAATCAGACGATCCGGGATGCGGCGTGGGGTGAGCTGCTGCGGCAGTTGCGCTACAAGTGCGAGTGGTACGGGCGGACGCTTGTGATCGTGGACCGGTTCTTTGCCTCGACGCGGCGATGTTCGGCCTGCCATGCGAAGGGGCCTCGGCTGGATGTATCAGTCCGGGAGTGGGTCTGTGGTGAGTGCGGTGTCGTGCACGGGAGGGACAAGAACGCGGCGGTGAACCTCCGAGACGAGGGGATGCGGCTGTACTGGCTTGTGGCGGCCGCGCTGCCACCGGGCAAACCGACACCTTCGATGATCCGCGCGTCGGCGCTGCCCGACGCCGTCTTGGCCGCGTAGGACGGACGTGCTGTACGGACCGACGGGCCGTCGGCCGGAATGCCTGTGGAGCTCGCGTAAGACCGGCCTGGTGTGGCCCTCAGGGTCGTGCTGGATCGGCAATGGGTGTTGAAGCAGGAAGCGTCACGTGCATGGCAGGGCCTAAAATCCCGCGCTCTGCCTCACGGGGCGCCAGGTCAAAAGTGCGGCGCTCGGCCTCGCGCCGAGCCCCGTCGAAAATCTCACCGCCGCCAGCTGCTGACAGATCGGACATCGCCAAGGTAGCGTCACGGGGAGTTCGCTCCGGTGGACTAGACCCATCCTTCCTTTACAACGGATCGTCCGGCACGTTCCTGCCGGTGAAGGGACACATCGCCATGGCTTCTGTCACGTTCGACAAGGCGACCCGGCTCTACCCGGGTTCCGACAAGCCCGCCGTCGACCAGCTCGAGATCGAGATCGAGGACGGCGAGTTCCTCGTCCTCGTCGGCCCGTCCGGCTGCGGCAAGTCGACCTCCCTGCGCATGCTCGCCGGTCTGGAGGACGTCAACGGCGGCTCCATCCGCATCGGTGACCGCGACGTCACGCACCTGCCGCCGAAGGACCGGGACATCGCCATGGTGTTCCAGAACTACGCGCTGTACCCGCACATGACCGTCGCCGACAACATGGGCTTCGCGCTCAAGATCGCCGGCGTCAACAAGAGCGAGATCCGGGCCAAGGTCGAAGAGGCCGCGAAGATCCTCGACCTCACCCCGTACCTGGACCGCAAGCCGAAGGCGCTCTCCGGTGGTCAGCGGCAGCGTGTCGCGATGGGGCGCGCGATCGTGCGTGAGCCCCAGGTGTTCCTCATGGACGAGCCGCTGTCGAACCTCGACGCCAAGCTCCGTGTCTCCACGCGTACGCAGATCGCGAGCCTCCAGCGCCGTCTCGGCATCACGACGGTGTACGTCACCCACGACCAGGTCGAGGCCCTCACCATGGGCGACCGCGTCGCCGTGCTGAAGGACGGTCTGCTCCAGCAGGTCGACTCGCCGCGCAACATGTACGACCGCCCGGCCAACCTCTTCGTCGCCGGCTTCATCGGCTCCCCGGCCATGAACCTGGTCGAGGTGCCGATCACCGACGGTGGCGTGCGGTTCGGCAACAGCGTGGTCCCGGTCTCCCGTGACGCGCTCTCCGCCGCCTCCGCCAAGGGCGACACGACCGTCACGGTCGGTATCCGCCCCGAGCACTTCGATGTGTCGGGCGCCACCGGCAAGGAGGGCCTGGCCGTCTCCGTGAACGTCGTCGAGGAGCTCGGCGCCGACGGTTACGTCTACGGCTCCACGCACGTCGGCGGCGCGGACAAGGATCTGGTCGTCCGTGTCGGCGGCCGTGCCGTCCCGGAGAAGGGCTCCACGCTGCACGTGGTGCCGCGCCCGGACGAGCTGCACGTCTTCTCGACCTCGACGGGTGAGCGTCTCTCCGGCTGACCCCGCGGCGACCATACGGCCCCGCATCTGTTGCAGATGCGGGGCCGTTCGCCTATGTCGATAAATACCCCGGCACAACCGCCAATTCGGACAGTGTCGTCAACACGGGATTCGAAAAGCCGCCTCGAACCATCCCTCGCGAGAGTGACTAAATGTCGCCATATCTTCACTGACCGCTACGCTCACCTGCGTGACGCACACTGCCCGCCGAATCGGCCGCTCTCTCGCTCTCGTCCTGCCCGTCGTCCTGGTGCTCTCCGGAACGCTCGCGGTGTCCGCCGTTCCGTGGGCCGGCCAGGGCTCCGGGACCCAGATGCTCACCGCATCCTCGGAGGACGTCTCCGTCCCCGCCAAGTCCCGTGCCCCGCAGGATATTCTGCGCGACCGGCTCCTCGCAGAACTTCAGGAGAAGGACCCCGGAACGGCTCTGACGCACC harbors:
- a CDS encoding FG-GAP repeat domain-containing protein gives rise to the protein MRRIVALGGTAALLVAGIVTGAAGPAVAADEFYGFTIEDQVLQPGEGWAELSPTSIDGTADGTLVYALSKAPLTDPAWTQAGLPGGMTLDVYDSCAPRAGVVGVYTCPVNENNPFPGINVEAAASAAHGTTLHYGVVYAPRGADLAQAVKQAQTVANVAEDGRHAARTVTVKSLEHVAQNTLALNTPALPAGGQVTQSVTVHAVDKGRLDVFFAPSEGQRYWEEGELQVDITGVTTDSGIATCDHSLDIEYGGVYCDVDPGEGGPADVTVSYTLKAGASAAAWKIDAQAVYEVYSFGTGNPEKSSTFSIQSSRPVPTHHAMLARDKNGLLQWHHGTGNAAAPFRDWVETVGGGWQIYNALAKLSPVTVQATGSGVVGRDGSGVLWYYRTTGEEYAPLAPRTKVGAGWGIYNSLTGVVDVTNDGKADLIARDTAGVLWLYKGTGSNTAPFAPRTRIGAGWQIYNQLTGTGDFTGDKKADLLARDTSGALWLYKGTGNAAAPFAARVKVGTGWGIYPLLTAPGDLTDDGRADLVARDGAGVFWLYKGTGNAAAPYSSRTKLGTGWGGVAGSTYNSLL
- a CDS encoding NADPH-dependent F420 reductase, whose amino-acid sequence is MRIGIIGAGAMGRAVARRSALAGAVALLADRSSGKARKAAAEASEGASGRVIATTVAAALKPDVVVLALDWTDVVRVARSRAALLERKVVVDMSVPGCSGTVPNGLEQLADIAPGVRWVKAFTTTNADALFRGEIDGQPLDVFVASDDDGAKVAVVELVDRSGLRAFDAGGVGGARALEEMARLGQAVHDRLLIAGSWGFKFLPGW
- a CDS encoding AfsR/SARP family transcriptional regulator, producing the protein MGEIMVTHLSFFVLGALAVHGERGEIALGGNRQRILLTMLLIEANRVVGVERLIEAIWGENPPASARSQVRICVSGLRRQLTAARAPARIETQAAGYRLRVPQDAVDLHHFENLVARIRAEDGDSPGESTALRFQEALRLWRGPIGEGLDSPLLETVALKYHEDRYAAIECRFELELQLGHHRQVLGELALSVAQYPFRETLCAQLMLALYRSGRTAEALALYRDTHRRFTDELGIEPGDRLRELEQLILDGEAGQEPLGDLLHREPTAPAPRRQEAAVPACELSTEDRIALLEEEIASLREAHARSQRLSKSA
- a CDS encoding ABC transporter ATP-binding protein, translating into MASVTFDKATRLYPGSDKPAVDQLEIEIEDGEFLVLVGPSGCGKSTSLRMLAGLEDVNGGSIRIGDRDVTHLPPKDRDIAMVFQNYALYPHMTVADNMGFALKIAGVNKSEIRAKVEEAAKILDLTPYLDRKPKALSGGQRQRVAMGRAIVREPQVFLMDEPLSNLDAKLRVSTRTQIASLQRRLGITTVYVTHDQVEALTMGDRVAVLKDGLLQQVDSPRNMYDRPANLFVAGFIGSPAMNLVEVPITDGGVRFGNSVVPVSRDALSAASAKGDTTVTVGIRPEHFDVSGATGKEGLAVSVNVVEELGADGYVYGSTHVGGADKDLVVRVGGRAVPEKGSTLHVVPRPDELHVFSTSTGERLSG
- a CDS encoding helix-turn-helix domain-containing protein — protein: MTSSTATRTEIGRNELLARAAKATDALSMFAEASAQLRRLLPYDAAVWRVTDPVTGMMTAPIRAENLDEGGCAVYWESELFTENVNLFRDLTQAPVPVAGLRQATGDLPARSTLYQDFMRPRGLQDELRAVLRVGGRPQGHISLFRAKGREAFGTAETNLISGLITPLARKLRSFSEPPSQPVPDASHGPGLLLFDVTGALLSANDDALAHLEDLPPGPSVPSPMGLRIPAWVQSTAMRARAIAQERDRGQARVRIRTRTGRWLVCHASCLRQADGTLGASAVVIEPAKTSEIVPLIVDAYELTDRETEVTQCIARGLPTGEIAEQLHLSPHTVRDHIKAVFEKVGVSSRGELVGKLFTEYYAPLTEKGIVRVTTD
- a CDS encoding RNA-guided endonuclease InsQ/TnpB family protein, producing MAEPSEEEPVRVVGAEAKRVKREALGIADRRKHPARAALPMQRRAKEAGTQQRVYRYRFYPTPDQAEQLLQTFGACRWVYNEGLALRSGAWEQHRVSVGFAETCRALTGWKRAEGREWLREVSSTVLQQALRHLDGAFSRFFKKSAKYPKRKRKGRSRDSATYVRTGFRWVEDPERPGTGLVTLAKQSAPLDVRWSRPLPAGQVPVRLNVTRDRAGRFFLSVLVEERIEPLPPVFLPGGCEPKAVGLDLGLAALVTLDDGSVLEHPRLLKKYGEELARRQRAMHRKKKGSKNRGKARERIARLYALIGDVRRDLLDQLTTRLVRENQVLVVEDLPIANLMRPAVGKGRRRKAKLNQTIRDAAWGELLRQLRYKCEWYGRTLVIVDRFFASTRRCSACHAKGPRLDVSVREWVCGECGVVHGRDKNAAVNLRDEGMRLYWLVAAALPPGKPTPSMIRASALPDAVLAA